The genomic interval tattaattaaatatgaaggAAAGACACTTGAACCCCATGATTTTGACAACCAAActacttactttttttttacaagaaccTAGGTACTTTTGGTGCTTAATATTCGTCAAATTTGGTGGAACAGAGCAGGTTtgataaacatatattttataataatgtaCTATGTTTAGTTGgatatcaaaattcaaaaaataatcatataatatttcccaaaaaattaataaaaaatgaaataccaTTAAGGTGTCAAATAACTATTTTCACATTTATCATAATttcatgtaaaataaatttattaatttaactttaattattataatcatCTCTTACAACATTAAGAAattatacaataatatttttagaataatataattaagtatGAAGACATCAacgtcaaaaattaaatataaataattaattaattaacttttacgTGTATTTAGACTtacaaatatatgtattttttttacttataattgaaGTCAGAAGAagtatgttataattatttttgaattttttaatgaataagTGAGATGACAAAGAAGAcaaaagtagaaaaaaaaagGCATTCTCATGATACCTAAATGAGTTGATccgttaaaaaaataaaagagtcaAGATAAGtagtttatttttcaattaatccACCTAATTGACTCATCAAAATGgatacataaaaaatgaattgacTTAATGGATCATATTTGTTTGACCATTTATATTCTAATTAATAAGTGTATTATAACATCGTTcttagtaattaattttttattaaattacacaatttacaatttaatagagtatctacaaataaaaaattaatcaataatatttatattttttttaatcaaaatagtaaaaaaaaaactcacattTAAATTTGAGACATGTATTCGGCCTAACAAATTTAAGTATTTTGTATTAGATTTTACTGATATCGAATATctatactaaattttttttcagaATTGATCATAAAATAATTCTTCCACTTGTCATCCTACAATTGATTTTCTTCCCACAATCATTCAACATTAATTGCAATCATGTAGAGCCTAACTGAAtctatacaaatattatttagaaccaattttataaaataattcttCCTTGTGTCCTCCTACGATCAACTATATTCCCACAATCATTCatctttaattgcatttatatagaatctaacttaaaatatttttatttaaatttaaataaaaaataacaactaaataaggaatttaatttttatcggaataatccaaaaaaatataaattaaaaatttcaatttattaaactttcatagatatatatatttttaatccctCCCctcatatctttatttttattttattttaaaatttgttatttttttagtcaaaaaagtATTTTCTAAACATCAATAATcctcaaaacaaaattataataattttaattttttaaaaatatattttaaactttataattttttgaaatattgaatGAATCTAGAAAACAAATGTTTTCAATTCtctaaacatataaaaatgaaaattaaatgcaagacattatataaaataatcgGTGCAATTCTCTAAACATAAATGAAATTCTctaatgatataaaaataaaaataaaatacaataataggcattaaaaagatatattttataagttttgatATTCATATACTTCATTCAAACAATTTCAGCAAAATTCATTCATGTATGGTCACTACAAATCTTTAgacacaaaaattgaaattaaatacaATAATGGACATTTAATACAATAATTTGCATCGAATAAAATATCTTttacaaattttgaaattagaaacataaaaaattaaaaatttcagaTCATTTAACCaataaatattcaaaagttCATGCATAATGattaattaaaagttttaaGAGAAATATGTACATATAATATGTACACATAATAAGGTCGTATTCAATTCTAAATTTATGTAAaacattttctataaatatgttactatatttttcaaaataataaaaatatctaatacTATCTAATAAcaaaaagtcaatttttttttgaattatttaacaaatttagatttataaattcaaaaataatgaaataacaaaaatattaaaatatctaaagaaaattatgtgtacaCCATAATAATATGTgtattttaatctaaattttaaataatatgctTCTAATTTATCTAACATAAGAAGAACTTCTAATAAcaactgtttttttttaaaaaagtttatgttgatttttaaaaataatgatattcaAATCAATAGTATatgatgttaatttttttataagaaattaaTGTAGTATACTATTAATCATTTCTAAAAGTAAAACTTTAATTCTGTacattattgttttattttaatttaatttttattttatcatgaaTTGTTTTCAAAAGAATCAAAAGCTATGctacaaaataacaaatacaaTGGTTAATACTTTAAGATGTACATATTTCTCTTAAACAACATTgtgtccttttctctttcatttctttaatgtttgaagattatgtgaagtcattttcattctcctttcttcaatgccttgataaagcttcacatgtgagctttttctctttcctccatttaatgttttgtaagaacatgtgatgtccttttcattcctttcttcaagactttgtgaaggcttcacgtgaagtccttttcttctttccttgccTTAAGATATGTGAGCAAATTATCTTggacttgtttgttgttgcctttttgaagattgactttataatccTTTTAAATCACATAATAGTACATGTAGCCTTTTGCCTATAACATGATGAGTTGCTTTCATAAAGTGTTGGGATGCTTTTCAAGATGTTGACTATAGACACATGCTAATATAATCATTCCTCGTATCTTTCTTTTGCATTCTTGCTACTTTTCTTCAAAGGCCtttctttaatcattttttaatagtattttgtctttattgaatgaatcaaacaattcattctttaatactattatgcCTTTTTTGAAcgaattcaaataattcattctttaatactattatgcctttatttaatgaattcaaaTCAGCGAGGATGCAAAACTGCAGTTTCACCAGCTCGTGAGACCATCCTCGGCATTTTCGtacttagcatttaactcaaaattttcttctttttccttaatgaatgataacttgttttcttatatgaatacactcaaaagcacatattagtcattaaactcaatcataatcttttaattaattttgttatcattaaaaccaattgagagagattttatctcaacaatattaatgtttttgtttttacttttaaatatcaattttcttttagtgtaatatatataaaatataaaaattgggGTTGAACATTTAACAAGTTAATAGaaattatactatatatattttagacattgtaaataattaaatgagatgatatatgattttttttttaagaagttGGATAAATACATTACAATAGGTTATACAAAGTATAAGGTGTGTCAAGAATAACCAAATAATAGATacaaattagttttaaattaaGACCAGATAGAATAACACGTGAAATCAACTAAAGAATTAGGAGCATTTATTCTTAATGATACTAATGGATTACTTTACAATTGGCTAAAATTATTGGTAACTTTATCTTGATTTaagatcaaaataatattttaacatgaTTCACCATTTGAGTCATGATATTACGAAGTTGCTTGAAGACCAATGATTGAGATAAGTGAAAATAAGtctttttctcaatttttcttTCACAAAAGATTTGAAATTTAGTCTCTATATTATAAGTGCATAActcttaataatatttatatgtaaaactatttttaaggacatatatattaaattcaataataatattactattacaataatttttttaatttacagttacatatttattttatactcCATGTAGAGCATGAGTTCAATTAcattagttaattaataataagaagTAAAGAACTCGAGATCTTATGTCCGATTTTTACTCTCAACAAAATACTAACCATATTAATAAGACTAATGATTAAAATTGGTCGTTACAAATAGACTCAcattaattaagtttttttttttaaataattaataaattgaattaaggtaaattcttcttcttgattaaaaaaaaaaaaagaaatgcaTTTTCGAAAATATCCTtcatcgaaaagaaaaaaaaaatacttatctgatccaaattataaaaagaaaaaaggatcaaaatcaataaatgtatttataattgtCACTTTCAAATGTTTTTACAAATGTGGATTCATGAAAAAGTGTGAGAGATTAGATACACttgctaaataaataaaaaaattcttatcaTAAGGATGATACCATTAGATATAATGAAAATGAGTCAATAATGAAAATAAgtcaatttatttatatgaaaaccaccaaaaatatatatatatatatatatatatttaaatgtacttttaatctctctattttatttaaaatgaacttttagttcgttcatttttaaaattatttttttgtttggctAATCCTTTGAACTTTTTTGGTCTCTCCCTATTTTTGATAATgtggtatttttattattgttgttattaattatatttttatattaaaatattaaaatattaaaataaatttattttatttatatattaagatatttaaaattaaatttaaaattttataaaaaaataatttaaaatttatttattttagttaacttttttactaaatttaaaattttaaaacatttatataaaatatttaatatcttaatgattttatttgaaatattttaatattattttgaatatgtcaatttattaagtttttaatattattttatttatataccaaaatattcaaataaatttattttattttatttacaaactaaaatatttaaagtttatttatttattttatccaaaaataactaaaatttttaaaatatttctattaaatatttaaaattttatttttaaaatttaaatatataaatattaaaattaattacaataacaatggcctaaaaattattttatcaaattcacaAATGCCAACTAATTGCCATTTTATTAATAAGTGTatcacataataaaaaatagcagGGGACCAAAAAAATTCCAATAATTTGTTAACAAGATGACCAAAAAAACTAGTTTTAAAAATACCaagattaaaattttgttttaataaaatagatgCATTTAAGCCTTTCTTATATTTGAGACTAAAGGGATAAATGTCTATTAAACATTAACGATTTTgtatagtattttttattttattttttgattcatATATAGTATCTTAATTTAGATTAGTTGTTATCagacaatttaatttattattactattcgtaaagataaattataattaataaaaaatattaaataataaatcagaGTCAATGAATTTGTGTAgtataatttgtatatttaatatcttaatttgtatatttaagtttgaaatataaattacttgtttataaaaaataacgttttaaattaaattttgaatatcatatagtttttttataatgGCATATCATATAGTTTTAAAATGTCTTAATCTATTAATTGAAAATAGCATTAGTATTTAAAATCAACCTAAAtccaaaatagaaaataaatataaatgatatactatataaggaaattaaatatgcaaatttaatttggtttgatatgtttttgtttattttccttCAAAACGTCAGTACAAAGTTTTATTGTGATAGGTCTTATTGATAGATGGTAAAGATGCTAACGCgcataaaaatttattcaagagcacaatgaatttttttttttttaatttgttgggTACATAGTGAAATAATATCACACaactaaaatgaaaaatgagaaaaaagaaaatggaCGTACAATCTTTGCGTGGAAAACCCTTtacaaataataacaaaaaaacacATAACAAATATAGAGAATTTTCGGTAAGTGGAAGAAATTACAAGACCTCTCTAAAAACAAGCAGATAACAATTACACtctcttttaaaaataacaaaatacaaagaCTAGGAGAAACCTTAATGGAGAaactatattttcttttttactctCAACAAGTTCTAGTGCTACATTGATTTCTGTCACAGCTTACTTCTGATCTATGCTACATTGATTTGAGTcactaaacaaaatatttaacttaGCAGTATTCTGACTCAAATATCTTGGAGAAACAATGTCAAGAGATGCATTTGACTTAActattttgtataaatatttcTTTACAATTTTCAATAACATGTACAAAAAGATTCCATTTGAAGAAAGTGGAAATTATAAAATAGCTGACGAATAGGTTGTAAACAAATAAGATAAGATCATCTTGTAGTCCCCAGATTGAAATCCAGTTTTGTGATCAACAAAGTAAGGAACCTGCAGAGGACAACTTTCATATTCATCTAAggatttaaattgataaattagaaGATGAATTATAAGTGCAAAACAGTTTGAATTTAAAGGAAATGCATTATAAGTGCAAAACAGTTTTACACTGTCATTCAATAAGCGTCAATTATTTTGATAAGTTGTGATTGGTTGTCGTTGTAAAGTAAATTTGCATGGACAATGCATATCTTATATTTCAATctctaattaaaatatcaaaccattagttttccaaacaataAAAACCTTGCATTTTCTTTTTACTTAGTCAAATCTTTCTAGAGAAGGGTTCGAAAAGGGTTCGAAGTGCAGTACAAATATAGTGTGATATGGTAACAAAACAATTGCAGAATTTCTAACTACGGACAAATAACCAAAAGATCTAGAAGCATAcaaatttcatttcaattaaACTTATATGCAATTTTAAGTTCCCAAAAGTTGTTACCTCTTTAGATCCAGAAGCATCCAAGAGTAACTTCATTCGGCGAGATCCTTCTCCTACATTTTGAAGAATGTAAGGAAGTTCCAATTCGCATAATGCCTCGCGCACAATTCGAGCATTctagaaaaagaaatatatccAACAACAAAGTGAGAGAGTATGTATTTGATTCACAACATGACAAGTATAGCAAATCTTATGATCCTAACTATTAACCCCATTCTTACAAATGCATGACATGGTCACATTACATGAATGTCTTCATTCTATCAAGGTTGAATTTAAAGGAATGATAAGGAAACCAAAGTTGAGAAGATAGATAAAGTCCTCTACATGTTTTGCATTTCTTCCACAAAATGTAGATATAAAATTGAAGAATTATCTTACCGGGTTATTTTCATATGAGAAGAGCTCCAACTTTCCAGGAGGAGGGTCGAGGCTAGAACGTTCCCACAGTGTCATTCCTCTACCTGCTCGCAGAATTGTCGGCATCCATCCAGTGAAAATAGTACTGCAAAAAAGTGGTTGTTCTTAGAAAAGCAACCCCGGTTCAAAAGAAAACAGTTACGAAAAACGCAAACAAAAGTGGTTGTTGTTGATAACAAAGTTGGCCAACTGTGCTTGCGTTTCCGACTGCAAAACGGTTGCATGACCTATCTATTATAATTCAAGCTTAGATTACAACTTGTATTTAAATAATATGGTCCACTTTTACAAGATTACCCCTAAACCGTATTGCAGGGAATTTTGCCCTGCTCCAACGATCTGTCCACTTATCGGTAAACGATGAGGCCATACCCAACAATTTTTAAGAGcaaataaatcaaacatttatttttatcaaagcCATTGAATTTATCTTGCCCTAAGATAAGGAACAAACTGTTTATGTCAGAGGCATGCTACACAACTTAGTTGCATGCTAATATGCTTTCAAATAAAAACCAATCAATAAAGAATATTGAACTCAGTTTTTATCCCCTAAAATAcatgataaataatattttatgaagtcatccaaaaaaagatttaaattttataccTCTCTAAAAGTCCCAATGATGGACTTCTACCTTCTCCATATTGCTCGAACAAGTATTTTACAATATCGCCTACAGCATGAAACCATGAGAGTATACAAACTTCAACTTCAACGGatcaaattagttaaaataattcACAAAGACAAGGGATAAAATTGGAAAGTTAGGGAAGAAAATGAGGAGAAGAAGAATAATAATAAGCCATCaagatggattaatccaaactAGATGCCACTTATATAAGCAGAAAGAATTTGGAGAAAGAATAAGGAGAAAGCTTCCTTTCTTACTGCTTTCATACATAGAAACGCCACTATTTTGATCAATGAGGAAAGGAAACCTACAAAAAGAACAACATAGTGACATATTTTAAACAGACTAAGTATTTTAAAGAGAAATGATTGTTAGTACAAAACGATTCATTAACAAACAACGTGGCAGTATAAATGAACAAATACCTCCTGTTTTCCGCCAAATATGCAAATAAGGTTTTTTGAAATTAAGCATTTAAAGGTGTTTTACTAAATAGCacctctctattttaaaagataatgaaaacatcaaaatattacatcAGTAAAGTAAGTTGAAAATGCATATACGCAACAGAAATGTAATAGAAATCAAGATTCAAGTACTATTGAAGTTGTTTTTCCAAGATCATTCAgcatataaaatacaaaacgaaatataaaaagtttgaGATGAGAAACTGATATGGCCTGTAGTTAGTtagaattgttattttttagtgGTTAGTTTTAAAGGTAGGGAATTAGCTTAAATAAGTGGAGAGGGTAGAAGAGGGGACATGCTGTTTTGTTATCATTTGGAAACTGAGTATTAGCTCAACTATGTAAAGGGCTCAGTTGTGTTTGGATTGATGGAAAGGAATGGAATGACGTGGGACCGAATGAAATCATAATAGATTCAACTGATTGATTTGCTTGAAATAGAATGAAATGAAATGGAATATGGTGGAATGCTTTTCATCTCATTCCATCAAGCATCCCACTTTTTGAATGTTATGAAATGAAACAAGTATTTTTCTCCATTCCAACATGATAAAATCCAACCGATAGAGTGATAATCCGTTCTGTTTCTTTTCAATCTACTCTATTCCATCTCAAAGTATTCTTGGAAGAAGAGATTCTCCTTAggtttctattttttcttttgtcttaACCTTCTGGTTTCTAGGGGAAAAGGGCAGTAGGAATCCGGATCTTAAGTCTCTGTTTGCAATTCAATAAGCAGCaagtatttttttctcttttccctTAATCTTTTTCTCATCTATCTGGAATCTCAGAATTTGTTTCTGATTCCTAACAAATATACCCCCAAAAAACAGCTTTTGATTTTCAACACTCAGCAATACTGCAATAAAATCAGCAACATTTTAAcagataaaaataaacaaaaaaaaatagcataaaGAACAACATACTGCTCTCTGCCACCAGTTTTTCTGACCAGCTCTCTGTGTCTTACAGAACCCTTAGGACAAGGATAGACCTATTGAAAACACCAATAGAGTTAATATTAGGAGAACTGATAGACAGAAATCAACCATAAATCAATTCTTATGTCACAAATAAGTGTGACATTAAATCCAAttcttttgaaatttgtttGAATACTAGTGATCTTATGCACTGGCATAATGACTTGTGAAAACAACTTCATGACATGTCCCTATGctgttttcaacttatttccCTAAACTTACCATTACTTATGAAAATGACTTATAGCTTAAATGAAAACATTTGACTTTATAATGACTCATAACTTACTCACAAGCACTTACATGATAAACACTTATGTCGTAAGTGcttaattaaactatttatcCAAAAAGGTCCTAAATTGTTTAAAAGCTAACACACTAGATTCAACTTCCGTAAACATAGGCCACAAAATCATGGAGCCTATTATAATAGCAATGAATAATAATAGTGCTCCAATGAGAAGACAATACTCACTCAAAAGATATTGAATGTGGTTTATGTGATGAATCTGCAGCTTACCTCTACAGAAAGATCTAGTTCAGTCATGGCCTCCCGTACCCTTCTACAAAAGGGGCATGCCTCTGTTGACAAATAGTTTGGAAGATTTAAAAAGGGACAAGGACAAACTTCAATGATAAAAGAACAGTAGTAAAaccaaaaaatacaaaaacaaaaataaaagttggaGAGTCTTAGTTTGAATAAAGGTTCAATTGTAGGACTAGTAAAAGATAATTCTTCTATCATTTTGGTATAGCATTATCAACATTGAGACCATGCCTTGATGCTTATgctaaaaagaaataaattaacttCTAGAATGTTGACAAATTTCAATAACCAAGTCAAAGAAGAATACAAAAAATGGTTGCTTGTTATTAGCTATGTAgcatcaatattttaatttgaaggcGTGTCTGGTATCCGACACAACACTAACACATATGGTTACATTCAAccacttctatttttttaaattattattactgGTGTCTATGTTAGTGTCAATGTCGTGTCCATGTCTGTGTTGCTACTTCGTAGGTTATTAGCAATAGCATGAACAAGGATTCTTCCTTAACCCCTATCTAAAGTAGCAAAAACATACCAAATTCAAAAAGCTGCAAACTAATTGGAAGATTTGAATCCATATCTTTGTTTAGTGCACTGTCAACT from Cicer arietinum cultivar CDC Frontier isolate Library 1 chromosome 5, Cicar.CDCFrontier_v2.0, whole genome shotgun sequence carries:
- the LOC101502022 gene encoding uncharacterized protein — its product is MSFHCSNSNYVVTHNSLYCTNNSRIPNSSTLKFKFKLKCATNNRFIKIVAKSSNSDSQQPTITTPTSFLSFLCPLLKLFSGGDPSGQRNFALELATSSLASISRFAWGRKSVVDSALNKDMDSNLPISLQLFEFEACPFCRRVREAMTELDLSVEVYPCPKGSVRHRELVRKTGGREQFPFLIDQNSGVSMYESSDIVKYLFEQYGEGRSPSLGLLESTIFTGWMPTILRAGRGMTLWERSSLDPPPGKLELFSYENNPNARIVREALCELELPYILQNVGEGSRRMKLLLDASGSKEVPYFVDHKTGFQSGDYKMILSYLFTTYSSAIL